In one Micromonospora polyrhachis genomic region, the following are encoded:
- a CDS encoding RNA methyltransferase, with protein MSRTLRVSTRNASFQQWQALLTNRTKRQRAGEFLVQGVRPITLAVEHGWHVRTLLYPDGRQLSRWARDLLDRVGVTRVAMDPELLAELGGKDEERPELVAVVAQPPDQLNRITTGRTTTGTTASGGTTTGRTIPTGRSPGRTGDGDDLLVVVFDRPTTPGNIGTLVRSADAFGASGVIITGHAADPYDPKAVRASTGSLFAVPVVRVPGHREVLDWVDSLADRHPSIKIVGTDEHGEVEVADQDLTGPRIVLIGNETHGLSSAWRQACHRMVRIPITGAASSLNAATAATVVLYEAVRQRSRSNRNDTGNAALPGTGRAAFPSGPGPVGQRS; from the coding sequence GTGTCGAGGACACTGCGGGTCAGTACCCGGAATGCGAGCTTTCAGCAGTGGCAGGCGTTGCTGACCAACCGCACCAAGCGGCAGCGAGCCGGGGAGTTTCTGGTACAGGGCGTACGGCCGATCACCCTGGCCGTCGAGCACGGCTGGCACGTTCGCACCCTGCTCTATCCGGACGGTCGACAACTGTCCCGGTGGGCACGGGACCTGCTCGACCGGGTCGGCGTCACCCGGGTGGCGATGGACCCGGAGCTGCTGGCCGAACTCGGCGGCAAGGACGAGGAACGTCCGGAGCTGGTGGCGGTCGTCGCCCAGCCCCCGGACCAACTGAACCGGATAACTACCGGTAGGACGACCACCGGTACGACGGCCAGCGGCGGGACGACCACCGGTAGGACGATCCCCACTGGGCGCTCGCCGGGGCGGACCGGCGACGGTGACGACCTGCTGGTGGTCGTCTTCGACCGGCCGACCACCCCCGGCAACATCGGGACGCTCGTCCGGTCGGCCGACGCGTTCGGTGCCTCCGGCGTGATCATCACCGGCCACGCCGCCGACCCGTACGACCCGAAGGCGGTACGGGCGAGCACCGGCTCGCTCTTCGCCGTACCGGTCGTCCGGGTGCCCGGACACCGGGAGGTGCTGGACTGGGTCGACTCGCTCGCCGACCGGCACCCCTCCATCAAGATCGTCGGAACGGACGAGCACGGCGAGGTGGAGGTCGCCGACCAGGATCTCACCGGCCCGCGGATCGTGCTGATCGGCAACGAGACCCATGGGCTCAGCTCCGCCTGGCGGCAGGCCTGCCACCGGATGGTCCGCATCCCGATCACCGGTGCGGCCAGTTCCCTGAACGCCGCGACGGCCGCCACCGTCGTGCTCTACGAAGCGGTACGACAGCGGTCCCGTTCGAACCGGAACGATACGGGGAACGCTGCCCTACCCGGGACCGGTAGGGCAGCGTTCCCGTCCGGCCCAGGGCCGGTGGGCCAGCGATCCTGA
- a CDS encoding winged helix DNA-binding domain-containing protein — translation MSNQVALLRLVAQRIAGPRLAGASEVVRWMTALQAQDYPGVLTSIALRSAANSRASVEAAFSAGEIVKSWPMRGTLHVVPAEDLSWLLELLTPRVIAGAAARRAQLDLDTATFERARELAAEALTGGRQLRRDDLLAAWRAGGLVTEGQRGYHMLWQLAQTGTLCFGPVRDGEQMIVLVDEWIPQPRRLERDEALGELARRYFQSHGPATAKDFARWTNLVAADVRAGLALAAPYLDRLSVDGVEHFLDPGTPDLLAAARSEASGLFLLPGFDEFILGYLDRSAMLRSEYAPQIVPGGNGVFRSTVVSDGQVVGTWKQTGRGAKRTLAATPFESFSGEMTEAIHERYAALP, via the coding sequence ATGTCCAACCAGGTCGCGCTGCTCAGGCTGGTGGCACAGCGGATCGCCGGTCCCCGCCTGGCCGGCGCGAGCGAGGTGGTCCGCTGGATGACGGCTCTCCAGGCGCAGGACTACCCCGGGGTGCTCACCTCGATCGCCCTACGTAGCGCCGCCAACAGTCGGGCATCCGTCGAGGCCGCCTTCAGTGCTGGCGAGATCGTCAAGTCGTGGCCGATGCGCGGCACCCTGCACGTCGTACCGGCCGAGGACCTGTCCTGGCTGCTGGAGTTGTTGACACCCCGGGTGATAGCCGGCGCGGCGGCCCGCCGTGCCCAACTCGACCTCGACACCGCCACCTTCGAACGGGCCCGCGAGTTGGCCGCCGAGGCGTTGACCGGCGGTCGGCAGCTACGACGGGACGACCTGCTCGCCGCATGGCGGGCGGGGGGACTGGTCACCGAAGGCCAGCGGGGCTACCACATGCTGTGGCAGCTGGCGCAGACCGGAACCCTCTGCTTCGGCCCGGTACGCGACGGCGAGCAGATGATCGTCCTCGTCGACGAGTGGATCCCCCAGCCACGCCGCCTGGAGCGCGACGAGGCGCTGGGCGAGCTGGCCCGGCGCTACTTCCAGAGCCACGGCCCCGCCACCGCCAAGGACTTCGCGAGGTGGACCAATCTCGTGGCGGCCGACGTCCGGGCCGGGCTCGCGCTCGCCGCGCCGTACCTCGACCGTCTCAGCGTCGACGGCGTCGAGCACTTCCTCGATCCCGGTACGCCGGATCTGCTCGCCGCCGCCCGATCCGAGGCGAGTGGGCTGTTCCTGCTGCCCGGCTTCGACGAGTTCATCCTCGGCTACCTGGACCGTAGTGCGATGTTGCGGAGCGAGTACGCGCCGCAGATTGTTCCCGGCGGCAACGGAGTGTTCCGATCTACGGTGGTCAGCGACGGTCAGGTCGTCGGCACCTGGAAGCAGACGGGCCGGGGAGCGAAACGGACCCTGGCGGCGACACCCTTCGAGTCGTTCTCCGGCGAGATGACCGAGGCGATCCACGAACGCTACGCCGCACTGCCCTAG
- a CDS encoding TIGR03557 family F420-dependent LLM class oxidoreductase, giving the protein MRIGYKLAAEGFGPTELIRQAVRAEQAGFDFVEISDHYHPWLDVQGHSPFAWTVLGAIAARTDRIGLATGVTCPTVRYHPAIIAQAAATLAIVSNDRFVLGVGSGERLNEHVVGQGFPNASGRHELLREALEIIRRLWSGGYQSYEGKHLRLEDARVFDLPDRLPLIAVAASGPASVKLAAEFGDGLFATEPKPDLVDNYRAAGGTGPRYAEVAVAWAPDEEQAVRAAWETSRWSVTGWKVMSELPNPVNFDAASRTVTDDDIRQQFAVGPDVERHVQAVRKYAEAGFDHLVLQNAGPDPDGFIDFFERELADRLRALA; this is encoded by the coding sequence ATGCGAATCGGTTACAAGCTCGCGGCAGAGGGGTTCGGACCAACGGAACTCATCCGCCAGGCGGTCCGAGCCGAGCAGGCCGGCTTCGACTTCGTGGAGATCAGCGACCACTACCATCCCTGGCTCGACGTACAGGGGCATTCACCGTTCGCCTGGACGGTGCTCGGGGCGATCGCGGCGCGTACCGATCGAATCGGCCTGGCCACCGGGGTGACCTGCCCGACGGTGCGCTACCACCCGGCGATCATCGCCCAGGCCGCAGCGACCCTGGCGATCGTCTCCAACGACCGGTTCGTCCTCGGCGTCGGCTCCGGGGAACGGCTCAACGAACACGTCGTCGGGCAGGGTTTTCCGAACGCTTCCGGCCGGCACGAGCTGCTCCGGGAGGCGCTGGAGATCATCCGGCGGCTCTGGTCCGGCGGATACCAGTCGTACGAGGGCAAGCATCTGCGTCTGGAGGACGCCCGGGTGTTCGACCTGCCCGACCGGCTGCCGTTGATCGCGGTTGCCGCCAGCGGACCGGCCTCGGTCAAGCTGGCCGCCGAGTTCGGTGACGGGCTCTTCGCCACCGAGCCCAAGCCCGACCTGGTCGACAACTACCGTGCCGCTGGCGGCACCGGCCCCCGGTACGCCGAGGTCGCGGTGGCCTGGGCCCCGGACGAGGAGCAGGCCGTACGGGCGGCCTGGGAAACGAGCCGGTGGTCGGTGACCGGGTGGAAGGTGATGAGCGAGCTACCCAACCCGGTCAACTTCGACGCCGCGTCCCGGACCGTCACCGACGACGACATCCGGCAACAGTTCGCGGTGGGTCCCGACGTCGAACGGCACGTGCAGGCGGTGCGGAAGTACGCCGAGGCCGGCTTCGACCATCTCGTCCTACAGAACGCCGGCCCCGACCCGGACGGGTTCATCGACTTCTTCGAGCGCGAACTCGCCGACCGGCTACGGGCCCTCGCATGA
- a CDS encoding L-dopachrome tautomerase-related protein, whose amino-acid sequence MTGPAANAETGPGATGPATDEPVGSLELVHAFDGAMPTGVSVSHTGRIFVNFPKWGDEVPATVVELRDGREIAFPDERWNSPTSDDDADALVSVQSIVVDPADRLWILDTGSPMFQPTRPGGPKLVCVDLGTDTVAQVITFPPDVALETTYLNDVRFDLRRGPAGVAYITDSADSGPNGIIVVDLASGESWRRLHEHPSTKAEPLSTFRPVVEGRPFLERPADGPPKPVTMGSDGIAIAADGSRLYYCPLASRHWYSVATDALADRSVADAEVATTVVDEGDKGGGADGLETDDAGRLYLTSYEHNAVVRRRPDGEYETVVHDPRLLWPDTMSVAADRHLYVTANQLHRQAKYQRGQDLRSKPYALFRTRIDAGPVLLR is encoded by the coding sequence ATGACCGGCCCGGCAGCCAACGCTGAGACCGGTCCTGGTGCGACCGGTCCGGCGACCGACGAGCCGGTCGGCAGCCTCGAACTCGTACACGCCTTCGACGGTGCGATGCCGACCGGGGTCAGTGTCTCGCACACCGGCCGGATCTTCGTCAACTTCCCGAAGTGGGGCGACGAGGTGCCGGCGACCGTGGTCGAGCTGCGCGACGGCCGCGAAATCGCCTTCCCCGACGAACGATGGAACTCCCCGACCTCGGACGACGACGCCGACGCGCTCGTCTCGGTGCAGAGCATCGTCGTCGATCCCGCCGACCGGCTCTGGATCCTGGACACCGGCAGTCCGATGTTCCAGCCCACCCGCCCCGGTGGGCCGAAACTGGTCTGCGTGGACCTCGGCACCGACACCGTGGCCCAGGTCATCACCTTCCCGCCGGACGTGGCACTGGAGACGACGTACCTCAACGACGTCCGCTTCGACCTGCGTCGCGGGCCAGCCGGGGTCGCCTACATCACCGACTCGGCCGACTCCGGCCCGAACGGCATCATCGTCGTGGACCTGGCCTCCGGCGAGTCCTGGCGACGCCTGCACGAGCACCCGTCGACCAAGGCCGAGCCGCTGTCGACGTTCCGCCCGGTGGTCGAGGGCCGACCGTTCCTGGAACGCCCCGCCGACGGCCCGCCGAAACCGGTGACCATGGGTTCCGACGGTATCGCCATCGCCGCCGACGGCTCCCGGTTGTACTACTGCCCGCTCGCCTCCCGCCACTGGTACAGCGTCGCCACCGACGCGCTGGCCGACCGGTCGGTCGCCGACGCCGAGGTCGCCACCACCGTGGTCGACGAGGGCGACAAGGGCGGTGGCGCGGACGGACTGGAGACCGACGACGCCGGCCGCCTCTACCTGACCTCGTACGAGCACAACGCCGTCGTGCGCCGGCGACCCGATGGGGAGTACGAGACGGTGGTGCACGATCCACGGCTGCTCTGGCCGGACACCATGTCGGTCGCCGCCGACCGGCACCTCTACGTCACCGCGAACCAACTGCACCGGCAGGCCAAGTACCAGCGGGGACAGGACCTACGAAGCAAGCCGTACGCACTGTTCCGTACCCGCATCGACGCCGGCCCGGTCCTACTGCGCTGA
- a CDS encoding response regulator, which translates to MTAPIRVLVCDDQALIRTGFATIIDAQPDMETVGECGDGRAAVDLAGRLNPDVVVMDVRMPVLDGIEATRLLAGTGVAHPVKVLVVTTFNLDEYVYAALRAGASGFLLKDAPPAQLLHGIRTVATGAALLAPEVTRQLVGRYAARIRPVEGAPDKIPLAPRELEVLRLIADGLSNSEIAATLVISQETVKTYVSRILTKLDLRDRVQAVVYAYRRGLVT; encoded by the coding sequence ATGACCGCGCCGATCCGCGTCCTGGTCTGCGACGACCAGGCGCTCATCCGTACCGGATTCGCCACCATCATCGACGCCCAGCCCGACATGGAAACAGTTGGCGAGTGTGGCGACGGGCGCGCCGCAGTCGACCTCGCCGGCCGGCTGAACCCGGACGTGGTGGTGATGGACGTGCGGATGCCGGTGCTCGACGGTATCGAGGCAACCCGTCTGCTGGCCGGCACCGGCGTGGCGCATCCCGTCAAGGTTCTCGTGGTAACCACGTTCAACCTGGACGAGTACGTGTACGCGGCGCTGCGTGCCGGCGCCAGCGGGTTCCTGCTGAAGGACGCGCCACCCGCCCAGCTCCTACACGGCATCCGGACCGTCGCCACCGGCGCGGCGCTGCTCGCCCCCGAGGTGACGCGCCAGCTCGTGGGCAGGTACGCCGCGCGCATCCGGCCCGTCGAGGGCGCACCGGACAAGATTCCGTTGGCCCCACGCGAACTGGAAGTTCTTCGTCTGATCGCCGACGGCCTCTCCAACAGCGAGATCGCGGCGACGCTGGTGATCAGCCAGGAGACCGTCAAGACGTACGTGTCGCGCATCCTGACCAAGCTCGACCTGCGTGACCGCGTGCAGGCGGTGGTCTACGCCTACCGGCGCGGCCTGGTGACCTGA
- a CDS encoding sensor histidine kinase — protein sequence MIDLRSIPDRWRRCDVTVRDLPAALLLAVVSLLPVLNDNGTQLGNLPNRPFDALALVAVALECLPLAVRRRWPVACLALVSLGFAVEQLRGYYTVATIALPIALLSAGVHVERHRRTVAVLASVAYVPLAVALDQLGAGETVAEYATFYLVLAIAWGAGGWLRLSRVAEAERRRHLAETTRAAERTRIARELHDIVTHHVTAMVVQAESARYLTAVPDRLDQTLTAVADTGRRAITDLRHLLDLLNPDHGTEPRTQTVGELHTLVEQTRQAGQPVEFTEEGRPQETAGSAEVVAYRVVQEALTNALKYAHGSRTVVHVQHTGREITVKVSTDGSGSRAASPGGSGRGLAGLRERVGVLGGEFSAGRRPDGGFVVQARIPAGSVS from the coding sequence ATGATCGACCTCCGGAGCATCCCGGACCGGTGGCGTCGGTGTGACGTCACGGTCCGGGATCTTCCGGCCGCTCTGCTGCTCGCCGTCGTATCGCTCCTGCCGGTGCTGAACGACAATGGGACGCAGCTCGGCAACCTGCCGAATCGCCCGTTCGACGCACTGGCCCTCGTGGCGGTCGCCCTTGAGTGTCTTCCGCTCGCGGTGCGCCGGCGGTGGCCAGTTGCCTGTCTCGCTCTGGTATCGCTCGGCTTCGCCGTCGAACAGCTCCGCGGTTACTACACGGTGGCGACCATCGCGTTGCCCATCGCGCTGCTGAGCGCGGGCGTTCACGTGGAACGTCACCGCCGGACCGTCGCTGTCCTGGCCTCCGTGGCGTACGTGCCGCTGGCAGTCGCGCTCGACCAACTCGGGGCGGGTGAGACAGTGGCTGAGTACGCGACGTTCTATCTGGTGCTGGCCATCGCGTGGGGCGCCGGGGGGTGGCTGCGGCTGTCCCGCGTCGCCGAGGCCGAACGCCGCCGGCACCTCGCCGAGACCACCCGCGCCGCAGAACGCACCCGCATCGCACGTGAACTCCACGACATCGTGACCCACCACGTGACGGCCATGGTCGTCCAAGCCGAGTCGGCACGCTACCTGACCGCCGTGCCCGACCGCCTCGACCAGACCCTGACCGCGGTCGCCGACACCGGCCGGCGGGCCATCACCGACCTGCGGCACCTGCTCGACCTGCTCAACCCGGACCACGGCACCGAGCCGCGAACGCAGACCGTCGGCGAACTCCACACCCTCGTCGAGCAGACGCGGCAGGCTGGCCAGCCGGTGGAGTTCACCGAGGAGGGCCGTCCCCAGGAGACGGCTGGCAGCGCCGAGGTCGTGGCCTACCGAGTCGTACAGGAGGCGCTGACAAACGCTCTCAAGTACGCCCACGGCAGTCGTACCGTGGTCCACGTGCAGCACACCGGCAGGGAGATCACTGTGAAGGTCAGCACCGACGGCTCGGGTTCGCGCGCCGCATCACCCGGTGGGAGCGGCCGGGGCCTCGCCGGCCTCCGCGAACGGGTCGGCGTGCTCGGTGGTGAGTTCAGCGCGGGCCGGCGGCCCGACGGGGGCTTCGTCGTCCAGGCCCGTATCCCTGCGGGAAGCGTGTCATGA
- a CDS encoding CPBP family intramembrane glutamic endopeptidase — translation MRFLKQLLAVAAVTFVGGNIVGAVQGIPLLTLPLGIATAVLAVLTYAWVVRRTERREPTEVALAGAVAATRRGVLIGVGMCVAVIVNIALVGDYQVNGMGSVMGMLGLFGFMAAAAVTEELLFRGVLFRIVEERTGTWIALMLTGAIFGLAHLFNPNANLWGAIAIAVEAGFMLGACYAATRNLWVPIGLHFGWNFALAGIFGAEVSGNDTAKGLLDAATSGSTLISGGKFGPEASLYAVLAGVVLTVVFMRLARRRDRIVPRRRAARVDPTATLVK, via the coding sequence ATGCGATTTTTGAAGCAGCTTCTGGCCGTTGCCGCGGTCACCTTCGTCGGTGGCAACATCGTCGGTGCCGTGCAGGGGATTCCCCTTCTTACGCTGCCACTCGGTATCGCCACCGCCGTGCTCGCGGTGCTCACCTACGCGTGGGTGGTTCGGCGGACGGAACGCCGCGAGCCCACGGAGGTGGCCCTGGCCGGAGCCGTCGCCGCGACCCGCCGGGGAGTGCTGATCGGTGTCGGGATGTGCGTTGCCGTCATCGTCAACATCGCGCTCGTCGGCGACTACCAGGTCAACGGCATGGGGTCGGTGATGGGCATGTTGGGGCTGTTCGGCTTCATGGCCGCCGCCGCCGTGACGGAGGAACTGCTCTTCCGTGGTGTCCTGTTCCGCATCGTCGAGGAACGTACGGGCACCTGGATCGCCCTGATGCTGACCGGCGCGATCTTCGGCCTGGCGCACCTGTTCAACCCGAACGCCAACCTGTGGGGTGCGATCGCCATCGCGGTCGAGGCCGGCTTCATGCTCGGCGCCTGCTACGCCGCCACCCGCAACCTGTGGGTGCCGATCGGACTGCATTTTGGCTGGAACTTCGCCCTGGCCGGGATCTTCGGTGCCGAGGTTTCGGGCAATGACACGGCGAAGGGGCTGCTGGACGCCGCGACCTCGGGTTCGACCCTGATCAGCGGCGGCAAGTTCGGGCCGGAGGCGAGCCTGTACGCGGTGCTGGCCGGCGTGGTGCTGACCGTCGTGTTCATGCGGCTGGCCCGCCGCCGCGATCGCATCGTGCCGCGCCGCCGCGCCGCCCGCGTCGACCCGACCGCTACGCTCGTCAAATGA
- a CDS encoding DUF262 domain-containing protein, whose translation MQAQTLTPAKIFGLDVRHVIPLFQRPYVWTEEDQWAPLWDDISRVAEQLLETPVGYGTPKVVPHFLGAIVLEQPLVQSGYILVRNVIDGQQRLTTLQLLLDAAQWVTEQRGTTMDAQALRVLVCNKPEIAAQPYEVFKVWPTDRDQEAFQAAMDNALTVPPALADAAVARAHAFFVTVIEDWAEVTGDPAKAAARLTALTQTLRDHLKIVVIDLEPGDNAQVIFETLNHRGVPLLAADLIKNFVFQIAEAQKLDVTDLYRRQWRKLDTDYWRQKLSRGRQYVPRIDIFVNYWLIERLRTEVPADRIFVAFRDHLMDEQPDIEKLLAELSRDADNYASLDTWPADSAVGRFHYRVIQAMDSAVVTPILLWLLRWSAAELPPAQRDKALDALESWLVRRAICRLTSKDINRLMLDLLRELHSSGPALAGDVTERFLKSQKADSRFWPSDIQVIDALQDMPIYKSLLRARLRMLLEAIEDRRRTDKSEHSACPRNLTVEHVMPRAWREHWPAVVGVTEAERDVLIHTLGNLTLVNKKLNPALSNRPWTDEEAQARGLGKTGKRSELLKHATLKTNVDLVVGASEVWNDDLIRARTHELAQVVVDIWPAPSSIAAAQVSLAAAEKDALPVVAKPSGPEDTGGRYRPLTDWLRAQTADSLLLRFEEMEDILDLPVPQAAHDPSEWDAPGNPLGGAITAAGFKLSVVEPAAEWVVLIRKQ comes from the coding sequence ATGCAGGCGCAGACGCTCACCCCCGCCAAGATCTTCGGCCTTGACGTCCGGCACGTCATCCCGCTCTTCCAGCGTCCCTACGTCTGGACCGAGGAGGATCAGTGGGCACCGCTCTGGGACGACATCAGTAGGGTCGCCGAGCAGCTGCTGGAGACGCCCGTGGGTTACGGAACCCCGAAGGTCGTCCCACACTTCCTCGGGGCCATCGTGCTCGAACAGCCGCTCGTTCAGAGTGGCTACATCCTGGTGCGAAACGTGATCGATGGGCAGCAGCGGCTCACCACCCTGCAACTCCTGCTCGACGCCGCCCAGTGGGTGACGGAGCAGCGCGGCACGACCATGGACGCCCAGGCGTTGCGAGTTCTGGTCTGCAACAAGCCCGAGATCGCGGCGCAGCCGTACGAGGTCTTCAAGGTCTGGCCGACCGACCGCGACCAGGAAGCGTTCCAGGCGGCCATGGACAACGCCCTGACCGTCCCACCCGCGCTCGCCGACGCCGCTGTCGCCCGAGCCCACGCCTTCTTCGTGACAGTGATCGAGGATTGGGCGGAGGTCACCGGTGACCCGGCCAAGGCGGCGGCTCGGCTCACCGCCCTGACCCAGACCCTGCGGGACCATCTCAAGATCGTCGTCATCGACCTCGAACCCGGCGACAACGCCCAGGTCATCTTCGAGACGCTCAACCACCGTGGCGTGCCACTGTTGGCGGCGGATCTGATCAAGAACTTCGTCTTTCAGATCGCCGAGGCGCAGAAGCTCGATGTCACGGACCTCTACCGGCGACAGTGGCGAAAGCTGGACACCGACTACTGGCGGCAGAAGCTCTCCCGGGGCCGGCAGTACGTCCCGCGCATCGACATCTTCGTCAACTATTGGCTGATCGAGCGGCTTCGGACCGAGGTGCCGGCCGACCGGATCTTCGTAGCGTTCCGTGATCACCTGATGGACGAGCAGCCGGACATCGAGAAGCTGCTGGCGGAGCTGTCCCGCGACGCGGACAACTATGCCTCGCTCGACACCTGGCCGGCGGACTCGGCGGTCGGCCGCTTCCACTACCGCGTCATTCAGGCGATGGACTCGGCGGTGGTGACCCCGATCCTGCTCTGGTTGTTGCGCTGGTCGGCGGCGGAGCTGCCACCCGCCCAACGGGACAAGGCCCTCGATGCCCTGGAAAGCTGGCTGGTCCGGCGGGCGATATGCCGGCTGACCAGCAAGGACATCAATCGCCTGATGCTGGATCTGCTGCGCGAACTGCACTCGTCCGGGCCGGCCCTCGCCGGCGACGTGACCGAGCGGTTCCTGAAGTCGCAGAAGGCGGACTCCCGATTCTGGCCCAGCGACATCCAGGTGATCGACGCCCTTCAGGACATGCCCATCTACAAGTCACTGCTTCGGGCCCGGCTTCGGATGTTGCTGGAAGCGATCGAGGACCGGCGGCGTACGGACAAGAGCGAGCACAGCGCATGCCCCCGCAACCTGACCGTCGAACACGTCATGCCCCGCGCCTGGCGGGAACACTGGCCCGCTGTGGTCGGGGTCACCGAGGCCGAGCGTGATGTGCTGATCCACACGCTGGGAAACCTGACCCTGGTCAACAAGAAGCTCAACCCGGCGCTGTCCAACCGGCCCTGGACCGACGAGGAGGCGCAAGCACGCGGGCTCGGCAAGACCGGCAAGCGCAGTGAACTGCTGAAGCACGCCACGCTGAAGACCAATGTCGATCTGGTGGTCGGTGCGTCGGAGGTGTGGAACGACGATCTCATTCGCGCCCGTACCCACGAGCTGGCCCAGGTGGTCGTCGACATCTGGCCAGCGCCGAGCAGCATCGCGGCGGCGCAGGTGTCGCTGGCCGCCGCCGAGAAGGACGCCCTGCCAGTTGTCGCGAAACCGTCCGGTCCCGAGGACACCGGGGGTAGGTATCGACCGCTCACCGACTGGTTGCGCGCACAGACAGCAGACTCGCTGCTGCTGCGGTTCGAAGAGATGGAAGACATCCTTGACCTTCCGGTGCCGCAGGCTGCCCACGACCCGAGTGAGTGGGATGCGCCTGGCAACCCGCTGGGCGGGGCGATAACGGCGGCCGGGTTCAAGCTGAGCGTGGTGGAGCCCGCTGCGGAGTGGGTCGTGCTGATCAGAAAGCAGTGA